One Pseudomonas fluorescens genomic region harbors:
- a CDS encoding DUF4123 domain-containing protein: MSPVEQWLHTQSRAGCDLYLVLDAENQSEAHAALARDLGTEQFRHLYAGTAAESLAPTGPLLVQIDTAHHPVIQQLLATPERHWGWLASARHTELDALAAHWRERVVTGERPNLAVYRVHDNRVLGRALAHLHSEQYSSLLGPLGSVCYWHAGQWNVATNPDPGAHPLPIDPPWLQTPTPELIYANVLFDNTRRYLVGEHTEVMAKLAEQLDIDEWLWGLIQLARLWGWQQPEQVHFLLTRCLQLPGYRPAKSWLPKPGEDPAAHFERVYQEALYWQGEVGG; encoded by the coding sequence ATGAGCCCGGTCGAACAATGGCTGCACACTCAATCCCGTGCCGGCTGCGATTTATATCTGGTGCTGGACGCGGAGAATCAAAGCGAAGCGCACGCTGCACTCGCTCGCGATCTGGGCACCGAGCAATTCCGCCATCTGTACGCGGGCACGGCCGCCGAGTCGCTGGCGCCGACCGGCCCGCTACTGGTGCAGATCGACACGGCGCACCATCCCGTCATCCAGCAATTGCTCGCCACACCCGAGCGGCATTGGGGCTGGCTAGCCAGTGCCCGACACACCGAGCTTGATGCGCTGGCCGCGCACTGGCGCGAGCGGGTGGTGACTGGCGAGCGCCCAAACCTGGCCGTGTATCGCGTGCATGACAATCGGGTTCTGGGGCGTGCGCTGGCGCATCTGCATTCCGAACAGTATTCGTCTCTTCTCGGACCGCTCGGCAGCGTCTGCTATTGGCACGCCGGGCAGTGGAACGTCGCCACCAACCCCGACCCAGGCGCCCATCCGCTACCGATCGACCCGCCATGGCTGCAGACGCCGACACCGGAACTGATCTACGCCAACGTGCTGTTCGACAACACCCGTCGCTACCTGGTTGGCGAACATACCGAAGTCATGGCGAAGCTCGCCGAGCAACTCGACATCGATGAGTGGTTATGGGGCCTGATTCAACTGGCGCGCTTGTGGGGCTGGCAACAACCGGAGCAAGTGCACTTTTTGCTGACCCGCTGTTTGCAGTTACCGGGATATCGGCCAGCCAAATCGTGGCTGCCCAAACCCGGTGAAGATCCGGCGGCGCACTTTGAGCGGGTGTATCAAGAAGCGCTTTATTGGCAGGGAGAGGTAGGTGGATGA